Part of the Gopherus evgoodei ecotype Sinaloan lineage unplaced genomic scaffold, rGopEvg1_v1.p scaffold_303_arrow_ctg1, whole genome shotgun sequence genome is shown below.
cccagccctgccggtgcccctcactgccgccccgcagcccctgccccccccagccctgccggtgcccctcactgccgccccgcagcccctgccaaccagccctgcctcccccccagctctgccagtgcccctcactcccaccccacagcccctgccagcccagccctgccccccccagtcctgccggtgcccctcactcccgccccacagcccctgccagcccagccctgccccccccagtcctgccggtgcccctcactcccgacccgcagaccctgctagcccagccctgccccccccagctctgccggtgcccctcactcccgacccgcagaccctgctagcccagccctgccccccccagctctgccggtgcccctcactcccgacccgcagaccctgctagcccagccctgcccccccaagctccgctggtgcccctcactcctgccccacagcccccacacacccaccTGCAGGCCCCTCCGTGAAGTGCAGCAGGTACAGCATGCAGTAGAAGAGCTCGTTCCCTGCACATATGAGGAAGAGGACGGGCTGGGGAACGGGAGGAAGCAGAGTCAgagcagcctgtggaactccctgccacaggatCGAACCGACAGCTCCAGTTTCAAGGGATTCAAGGGGCCGGACAATTTGGCTAAGCATTGTGGGATGTGGGGGACGGCCGGGGAGTCCTTTGGAATAAATATCACTGCCTCTgaatcccccttcccaccccagagcttgagGAGGACAAAGCATTGTGGGAAAGGGAGGTATTATGGGAAACATGTCAAGCAGCAAGGAGACACAGCCGTGCCTGGTGGGTGTCGAGAAGGGGGGCCCGTGACTCAGGAAGTGAccggggcaggggggcagtgaggggcccgGGGGTGTCACTCACCCGCGAGGTGTAATAAACCCGCAGCACCGGATTCCCCGTCAGATCGATGCTCTTGTGACTGTCGCTGCCCCGAACCACGGAGCTGGGGAGAGGTGGGAACatcagcagggggtggggtgggggacaaggcccaccccagccccgcccccagggtgtcccccaagccccgcccccagcccccacccacctgTGCAGGTGCAGCCAGTGGCTGGCGATGTCCAGGGTCATGCTGAGCTGGTAGAGGAGGGCACGGGGCGGGTCCAGCAGCGCCAGGTTCACCAGCAGGCACATGGTGGCGCAGCGATCGGTCAGCATATCCAGCATGGCACCGAACCGGGTCCCTGCCaccggggggaaggggtcagagctgcagccccacccacagagccccccctccCAAGCCCCATGCCTGCAGTGGGGGACAGAGCACCCAGTGGGGGGGCCCTACCTTGGTTGAGGGCCCGGGCCGCGTGGCCGTCAAACGCGTCCAGCAGGCCGCTGAGCAGGTAGGAGGCGGTGGCCGGGCCGGGGTCGCTCGGCATGAAATAAAAGGCAACGAAGAGGAGAAGGACCCGGGCGTAGCCTGCAGGGGGCAAGAGAGACACGGTgctcctcaatcccgacccgcagccccccaccagctccgccctgggctcccctgtgcGGGGGGCACTGGGATCATCTGGGCTGAGCCCCGACCCGAGAACCCCCCAGCTGGGCTGAGCTGCCAGGCTGGAGAATCCCCATCAGCTCTGCCTGGGCCATATTTGCAGCCTCTTTCCAGGTGGGATTGTCCAGCCGCTGTGGCGTGTCAGACCTTCCTCAGCAGGAGCGACAAGCCGGGGTGATGATCTGTTCCCCATGGAGGTGCTGCCCAGCCGGGCCCCACTCTCCCGGAGCCGGCCCTGCGTTAAGCCGACCAGCtggagctcctggagtctctTGCTCGAGGGCAGGTTTCTGAGCCTTTCTTCCTCCCcggggctcttctctgacccctccaaTGGCTCAACAtcctcctggagctgcaggcaccagagccggccctgggatCCCAGCCGCGGCCGCCTCAGGGCCGAATCCTGAGGGAAAATCCCCTCTGCTGCTCCGCAAGATCCCCCGTGTGCACAGCCCTTTCGGCCCCAGCACTGCACTGAGAGCTCCTGTTCCACTGAttattcccgccccccccccaacttgCTGAAAGTCCCTGCGTCCCCGGGCGGACCCCCCAGCCAGTAAGTGCAGCTGGCCCTCGTCCCGCCCAGGGACCGGCATATATGTGTAGCTGGATTCAAACACACCGTGTCTGCTTGTGCCCGTTTACCCAGCACCCCGCTGGCTCTACCAGTGACCTCTTCTCCAtgcccccctcactccccagGTCCGGGGCTGCTGCAAACTTCACCAGAGGGGACGACACCCCAGGCGGAGCCAGCCAGACAAGGCATCACTAAGACACTGTTGTGAATCTgggcccctgccgcacccctccttccttcctgggATGGGTGGGAAGGGGCTGCATGGCCCTCAGCATTCTCCTGTCCTGGTCCGGCCACATGCTCTAAGGCTCCAGCTTcccaggggcaggaaggaggagtgTTTGCCTCCTTCTCATGCCTCCCACCTCAGCCACCGCTGGAGCTGGGATGCTGCACGGCTGGTGAGTCAAGCCCTGAGCCAGTCCCCACGGGGCCATCACTAGAGGCGTCAACGCCAAAGGGCAGagttaaactgcattaagccCCAGTGTGGACGCTCTCGCTCAGAATTAAGTTGGTTTTGCTTAATTCACTGGGGAAGCGGAATTGAATTAAGGGCACCGTGGTGCCGACTGAGGGCGTTCACACTGGGGTTTGTAGGGGTCAGTGCCTCCATTCCTGCTTGACAGCGGCGGTGAATTCGGATGGACTCTCCCCGACGGCCCCATGCGAACAGACCTCACATCTGAAAGCAGCTGGATGGTGCGAGGGACGCCCTGGGTACAGCAGCATGAGGGGGCCCATCTCAACCCCCGCGGACGGGAGAAACCCAAAGGTGTAACAGGGATACTGGGCATGGGTGGCTACCAGCTGCCTGTGCGTGGTGAGTGGAGAAGGGGcagccaggtgctgcagagaggGGGCCACCATCGAGGCCATGGGCCAGGGAAGCCTCCAGGCACGGGGCTGGATCCATCCATGCTGGAGGGGATGGTGCAGGGTGGCAGAGTTTAAGGAGCGTGTGACCTgctggcaccccaatattcagCACTGTCATGTCCTGAGGATATGGTCTGTACAAAGTGAGTCTTGTGAGGTGTCCTTCTAAAAGTCTTGATGTGCTAGACAGGAATCTCTCACTGGACTGTAGGCGCTGTCGGCATGttggaagttatgaagtttggcttcACGTGTGCTACTGAAACGCACTGTGAGATTACAAACACCCACCAGCCGCCTTTTAGGTACAAGAGTAAAAAGGCCAAAGCATGTTAGTGGCTCATCGAGGAAACGCACCCAAGCACCAGGGTTACCCCAGGAACCATGTACAAGAGAAACCTCTCCAAGGCAGCCCAACCAAGGGGAACTATCGGAGCCAGGGCATAGCACAGCTTtccagggaggggggagaagataGAAAACAGGGGACAGTGACATCCTGGGCGTTCCtcactcccccaccaccaccacactggaaacacctgaggaataaagactGAGCAGGGGGAAAGTGATGGTCCAGGCTACAGGGattttagcctgtgtatgaaaacctgggaaagccaaggcagcttgtgccttaagaatctgcc
Proteins encoded:
- the CDIPT gene encoding CDP-diacylglycerol--inositol 3-phosphatidyltransferase; this translates as MMKDENIFLFVPNLIGYARVLLLFVAFYFMPSDPGPATASYLLSGLLDAFDGHAARALNQGTRFGAMLDMLTDRCATMCLLVNLALLDPPRALLYQLSMTLDIASHWLHLHSSVVRGSDSHKSIDLTGNPVLRVYYTSRPVLFLICAGNELFYCMLYLLHFTEGPAVLPGRLGLFRLILWVSTPIAALKSLISLVHLVSASCNIAALDMAERAKKK